A single region of the Lysinibacillus sp. B2A1 genome encodes:
- a CDS encoding RidA family protein, with translation MKITRNPKEIHQPVAPYVHQIEVTGPQRWLTLSGQIGMEKDGTIPEESTAQLKIALENIRKNLESANMEVQDLTKLAFYLVGEMNAEQRKQIISDFLGQHLPCTTLMYVVALAAPSIKVEIDAWACKEM, from the coding sequence ATGAAGATTACAAGAAACCCTAAGGAAATTCATCAACCAGTCGCTCCTTATGTACATCAAATTGAAGTAACAGGACCTCAGAGATGGTTAACATTATCTGGACAAATCGGAATGGAGAAGGACGGAACGATACCTGAAGAGTCAACAGCTCAATTGAAGATTGCGCTAGAAAATATCCGAAAGAATCTTGAAAGTGCCAATATGGAAGTTCAGGATTTAACGAAGCTTGCTTTTTATTTGGTTGGGGAGATGAACGCAGAGCAACGAAAGCAAATAATAAGTGATTTTCTTGGACAGCATCTTCCATGTACGACCTTAATGTATGTGGTAGCCCTTGCTGCACCTTCCATAAAGGTGGAGATTGATGCCTGGGCATGTAAGGAAATGTAA
- a CDS encoding transcriptional regulator: MFNKNVKYFTTGEFAKICKVNKQTLIYYDQIGLLSPIMKDNKDYRYYSIAQYEFFSVIELLKAVGMSLKEIQKYMAEKSPENFLDLMHQQKEIVAKKRRELEMIEGIIDVKIDLTKEALHLDFDSITIEHLPEATLYLSRNIEDSTEEQFVKAVSDFIDELDRSQLDTGYPIGGITRREQVLAGNYDNYSYLYIEQPHPQEGHPYFRAIEGDFIVGYHVGTSTTLGESYKRLFKIMSEKGYELGQYVYEEYIYDAVIKNREEEYVTKIMVEIKKGC, encoded by the coding sequence ATGTTTAACAAAAATGTAAAATATTTTACAACTGGTGAATTTGCGAAAATCTGTAAGGTTAATAAACAAACACTTATTTATTACGATCAAATTGGCTTATTATCGCCCATCATGAAGGATAATAAGGACTATCGCTATTATTCAATTGCTCAATATGAATTTTTTAGTGTCATTGAGCTGTTAAAGGCGGTAGGTATGTCTTTGAAGGAAATTCAAAAATATATGGCTGAAAAATCACCTGAAAATTTTCTAGACTTAATGCATCAGCAAAAGGAGATTGTCGCCAAAAAACGAAGAGAGCTGGAGATGATTGAAGGCATTATCGATGTCAAAATTGATTTAACAAAGGAGGCCCTGCATCTTGATTTTGATAGCATTACAATTGAGCATTTACCAGAGGCAACATTATACTTAAGTCGAAATATAGAGGATTCGACGGAGGAGCAATTTGTTAAGGCTGTCTCTGATTTTATTGATGAGTTGGATCGCTCCCAATTAGACACAGGTTATCCAATTGGGGGAATTACAAGGAGGGAGCAGGTGTTAGCAGGTAACTATGATAATTATAGTTACTTGTATATTGAGCAGCCGCATCCACAGGAGGGTCATCCTTATTTCAGGGCGATTGAAGGAGATTTTATTGTGGGATACCATGTAGGAACATCCACGACACTTGGCGAATCCTACAAGCGGTTATTTAAGATCATGAGTGAAAAGGGCTACGAACTTGGGCAATACGTTTATGAGGAATATATTTATGATGCAGTTATTAAAAATCGTGAAGAGGAATATGTAACAAAAATTATGGTGGAAATAAAAAAAGGGTGTTGA
- a CDS encoding AI-2E family transporter — protein MSNFFRSNGFKRFIILVGIAAALYLMRSMINLILLTFILTYLMNQLTTKTTAKVRKYVPMNEKAVTVTLYLLLVAGIVAVIYKYLPVVTQQITQLFDLISSFNLDPDDNEIARYLAPTFEKIELGKYLEQGVDLTLKNITNIGKIILHIFISLILSLFILLEKKRIIEFTAKFKESKIGPLYDELNYFSRIFIRSFGKVIEAQFIIAAVNCILSVIALSIMGFPHLIALGIMLFVLGLVPVAGVIISLIPLSIIAYSIGGLMYIVYILVIVMVLHAIEAYFLNPKLMSAKTDLPIFYTFIVILFSEHFLGVWGLIIGIPLFMFLLDILGVTSSEDELQKATTVHENKQIE, from the coding sequence ATGAGTAATTTCTTTCGTAGCAATGGATTTAAACGCTTTATTATTCTAGTCGGAATCGCTGCTGCACTCTACTTAATGCGCAGTATGATTAATCTTATTCTTCTTACCTTTATTCTTACCTATTTAATGAATCAATTAACTACGAAGACAACAGCAAAAGTTCGAAAGTACGTACCGATGAATGAAAAAGCAGTAACTGTTACCCTTTATTTGTTGTTAGTGGCAGGAATTGTTGCGGTAATCTATAAGTATTTGCCAGTAGTTACCCAACAGATTACACAGCTTTTTGATCTTATTTCTAGCTTTAATTTGGATCCAGATGATAATGAGATTGCCAGATATTTGGCACCTACCTTTGAAAAGATTGAACTTGGTAAATATTTAGAGCAGGGCGTGGACCTGACTCTTAAAAATATTACGAATATTGGTAAAATCATTTTACACATCTTTATTTCGCTGATTTTGAGCTTGTTTATTTTGCTTGAGAAAAAGAGAATTATTGAATTTACAGCAAAGTTTAAAGAAAGTAAGATTGGTCCTCTTTATGATGAATTAAATTATTTTTCAAGAATTTTCATTCGTTCTTTTGGTAAAGTGATTGAAGCACAATTTATTATAGCAGCAGTGAACTGTATTTTATCGGTTATAGCTCTATCTATTATGGGCTTCCCACATTTAATTGCCTTGGGAATCATGCTCTTTGTATTAGGATTAGTACCTGTCGCAGGGGTTATTATTTCCTTAATTCCACTGAGTATTATTGCATATAGCATTGGTGGTTTAATGTACATTGTCTATATCTTAGTAATAGTGATGGTGCTACATGCTATAGAGGCATACTTCTTAAATCCAAAGCTAATGTCTGCAAAGACGGACCTTCCTATTTTCTATACATTCATCGTCATACTCTTCTCGGAGCATTTCCTTGGTGTATGGGGATTGATTATAGGTATTCCATTATTCATGTTTCTACTTGATATTCTGGGAGTTACGTCCTCGGAGGATGAACTACAAAAGGCTACGACTGTGCATGAAAATAAACAAATCGAATAG
- a CDS encoding GntR family transcriptional regulator, producing MMEQFDSKKKLKRTFVREEAYTIIRDWIVDGTLKPNQQLRDKELAEQLGVSRTPIREALLRLEDEGFVQTKPNRSTTVSPIDATEVYHLYSIGCTLEQLAMKQIFEHIADDHLKIMETINLKLKKAITEGKQLEAVEHDNEFHEVFIEISQNKELKRILAGVRQKLRRVELYYFNLVEDVQFSYEEHLRIIEAIRQKNLSVVLNEIEQNWTLSFARIQNHLIG from the coding sequence ATGATGGAACAATTCGATTCTAAGAAAAAGCTTAAACGGACGTTTGTACGTGAGGAGGCATATACGATTATAAGAGATTGGATTGTTGATGGAACTTTAAAGCCCAATCAACAATTGAGAGACAAGGAATTAGCTGAACAATTAGGAGTTAGCCGAACACCAATTCGAGAAGCATTATTGCGCTTAGAAGATGAAGGGTTTGTACAAACAAAGCCTAATCGTTCAACGACTGTATCCCCTATTGATGCTACTGAAGTATACCATCTCTATTCTATTGGCTGTACGCTTGAACAATTAGCGATGAAACAGATATTTGAACATATAGCAGATGATCATCTAAAAATAATGGAAACAATTAATCTTAAACTTAAAAAAGCAATAACTGAAGGAAAACAATTAGAAGCAGTAGAACACGATAACGAGTTTCATGAAGTTTTTATTGAGATATCTCAAAATAAGGAATTGAAACGAATACTTGCGGGTGTCAGACAAAAACTTAGACGTGTTGAATTATATTATTTTAATTTAGTAGAGGATGTTCAATTTTCCTATGAGGAACACTTACGTATTATCGAAGCTATTAGGCAAAAAAATTTATCAGTAGTACTTAATGAAATTGAACAAAACTGGACATTAAGTTTTGCTAGAATCCAAAATCACCTAATTGGTTAA
- a CDS encoding erythromycin esterase, which produces MTKGKRNKMLLSLSIALTSFIAFNGNANAAVAAPRIAEQTSLEQGSEVKQARTSNEALHDWKNWVNDHAYSLNSIQPESFESTKIASSKFEDLEMLKPLLHDKRIVFLGESSHGVAEFSLAKTRIIQFLHQEMGYNVLAFESGMGNVMNAQGQIDKQSAQQTMKDGIFGVWWSKETLPLFEYTKKTQATEQPLMLAGFDIQQQGAFTDGGWLENNQLAKQFSEVENQLVDWTYSKDLKGYQKAKPSIIDVYKQVKSQVQLKEKELKAAYPSEPHITKLMERTLADRIRLAEEYVELSIQSNIDIEQNKYDSFFKTMEWRDQGMLENLLWLADEIYPTEKFIVWAHNDHIRKAQSEVMGSPYALNLMGERLPDIYKKYSYVLGLYMASGENASNARETWSVLPPVKGSTEDILSLTKKPYTFIDLRNRQNERGNSWMFEPRISYSWGVIQESFVPRDQFDGILLIDKVSIPNYIE; this is translated from the coding sequence ATGACAAAAGGAAAAAGAAATAAAATGCTATTATCTTTAAGTATTGCATTGACAAGTTTTATAGCATTTAATGGGAATGCAAATGCGGCAGTGGCTGCTCCAAGGATAGCAGAGCAGACAAGTTTAGAGCAGGGATCAGAAGTAAAGCAAGCTCGTACATCCAATGAAGCACTACATGACTGGAAGAATTGGGTGAATGACCATGCATATAGTTTAAATTCCATTCAGCCTGAATCCTTTGAATCAACAAAAATTGCATCCAGTAAATTTGAAGATTTAGAGATGCTAAAGCCCTTATTACACGATAAGCGTATTGTTTTTTTAGGAGAAAGCTCGCATGGTGTAGCCGAGTTTAGCCTAGCAAAAACACGTATCATTCAGTTTTTACATCAAGAAATGGGCTACAACGTCCTTGCCTTTGAAAGTGGCATGGGGAACGTTATGAATGCTCAGGGACAAATTGACAAGCAATCGGCTCAGCAGACAATGAAGGATGGAATTTTTGGTGTATGGTGGTCTAAAGAGACCCTACCGTTATTTGAGTATACTAAGAAAACTCAAGCTACAGAGCAGCCTTTAATGTTAGCTGGCTTTGATATTCAACAACAAGGTGCCTTTACAGATGGGGGCTGGCTAGAAAATAATCAGCTTGCTAAACAGTTCAGTGAAGTAGAGAATCAGCTTGTAGATTGGACCTACAGCAAAGATTTAAAAGGATATCAAAAGGCCAAACCAAGCATTATCGATGTGTATAAACAAGTAAAATCACAAGTACAGCTTAAAGAGAAAGAGTTAAAAGCAGCTTATCCGAGCGAACCTCATATTACAAAGCTTATGGAACGTACATTAGCTGACCGTATACGCTTAGCAGAAGAGTATGTAGAACTATCTATTCAATCAAATATCGATATTGAGCAAAATAAATATGATTCATTCTTTAAAACTATGGAATGGCGGGATCAAGGCATGTTGGAAAATTTACTTTGGCTAGCAGATGAGATTTATCCGACTGAAAAGTTTATTGTTTGGGCACATAATGATCATATTCGCAAGGCCCAATCTGAAGTAATGGGGTCCCCTTATGCGCTAAACTTAATGGGTGAACGTCTACCAGACATCTATAAAAAATATAGCTATGTACTTGGTCTATATATGGCAAGTGGAGAAAATGCAAGCAATGCACGTGAAACTTGGTCTGTATTACCTCCAGTCAAAGGATCTACTGAGGATATCCTTTCCTTAACGAAAAAGCCATACACATTTATTGATTTACGAAATCGTCAAAATGAAAGAGGTAATTCATGGATGTTTGAGCCACGTATATCCTATAGTTGGGGAGTTATACAAGAGAGCTTTGTTCCTCGTGATCAATTTGATGGCATCCTTTTAATCGATAAAGTAAGTATTCCAAATTACATCGAATAA
- a CDS encoding spermidine acetyltransferase — protein MFTEIRDITALNKEEILTLRIADNQQNFIESTDQCLAEAEIDKRFIPVGLYRGDTAVGFAMYGMFPHVDNSARVWLDRYFIDERYQHKGLGKYYLQQLIDHLVATYGCQNIYLSVYDDNLAAIQLYKNFGFVFNGELDDKGEKVMVKVVHNHDNH, from the coding sequence ATGTTCACGGAGATACGTGACATCACAGCTTTAAACAAAGAGGAAATTTTAACATTACGCATCGCAGATAATCAGCAAAATTTTATTGAAAGTACGGACCAATGCTTAGCAGAAGCTGAAATCGATAAACGCTTTATACCTGTTGGCTTGTACAGAGGGGATACAGCAGTAGGCTTTGCTATGTATGGTATGTTCCCTCATGTGGACAATTCAGCACGTGTTTGGTTAGATCGCTATTTTATTGATGAGCGATATCAGCACAAAGGGTTAGGGAAATACTATTTACAGCAGCTTATTGATCATCTGGTAGCTACATATGGCTGCCAAAACATTTATTTAAGCGTTTATGACGACAATCTTGCAGCCATTCAGCTATATAAAAATTTTGGATTTGTTTTTAACGGGGAGTTGGATGACAAGGGTGAAAAAGTAATGGTTAAGGTGGTGCATAACCATGACAACCATTAA
- a CDS encoding MATE family efflux transporter — protein sequence MTTINPIETRPLKPLFLSYLFPAMVGMLLMSVNILVDGIFVSHGVGPTALAGVNIAVPIFSILLSISLWIGMGGATLYSISLGEGNKKRAHQIFTLAFTVMIVVVLTLILCLLLNLKEVSYIFGASDTTYPYVQEYLHVILIFGVFYTIENLLSIFIRNDGNPKLAMMGLITTSVLNIILNYIFIFIFNYGVTGCALATAISTIIGMSVLFLHFFRKQSELRFVRHFFSISDLKKIFSIGLPSFIVEASVAVIVILYNVTFLHYLGSDGITAYAMVNYIHTVLLTVFLGIGMALQPLVSYHHGARLVARLTALLKIGTATALIFGLTTAIIAMLFPSQLMALFGDSTFEIRNMAAQGFVHFAIGYVFLGMNMVYAEFFQSIEKIRLATTIMLLRSIVLFIPTLVLLPKILGPQAIWWTFPVAEGITALLIFIFMKRKSHTIFRPVV from the coding sequence ATGACAACCATTAATCCAATCGAAACAAGGCCTCTAAAGCCTTTATTTTTATCATACCTATTCCCCGCTATGGTCGGTATGTTACTAATGTCAGTAAATATTTTAGTTGATGGCATTTTTGTGAGCCATGGTGTTGGACCTACAGCTTTAGCAGGTGTAAATATCGCTGTTCCCATTTTTTCTATTCTTCTTTCCATTTCTCTTTGGATTGGCATGGGCGGAGCTACATTATATTCGATTTCTCTTGGTGAAGGTAATAAAAAGCGAGCACATCAAATCTTTACACTAGCATTCACAGTAATGATTGTTGTCGTTCTGACACTGATTCTATGCCTTTTATTAAATCTTAAAGAAGTCTCCTATATATTTGGAGCAAGTGATACTACCTATCCTTATGTTCAAGAGTACCTACACGTTATTTTAATCTTTGGTGTGTTTTATACAATTGAAAACTTACTAAGCATTTTTATTCGTAATGACGGCAATCCAAAGCTGGCAATGATGGGTTTAATCACTACATCTGTTTTAAATATTATCTTAAACTACATCTTTATTTTCATATTCAATTACGGCGTAACTGGCTGTGCATTAGCTACAGCAATCTCCACAATTATTGGTATGTCAGTACTCTTCCTACATTTCTTCAGAAAGCAATCCGAATTAAGATTTGTACGTCATTTTTTCAGCATCTCTGATTTAAAGAAAATATTTTCAATCGGGCTACCAAGCTTTATTGTTGAAGCATCAGTAGCAGTAATCGTCATTCTTTATAACGTGACATTCTTACACTATTTAGGTTCAGACGGAATTACTGCCTACGCAATGGTGAACTATATTCATACAGTACTGCTAACCGTTTTTCTTGGTATTGGTATGGCGCTTCAGCCCCTAGTTAGCTATCATCATGGTGCAAGATTAGTAGCAAGATTAACGGCACTCTTGAAAATCGGCACTGCCACAGCACTTATTTTTGGCTTAACAACTGCTATTATCGCCATGTTATTCCCATCACAGTTAATGGCACTGTTCGGAGATAGTACATTTGAAATTCGTAATATGGCTGCACAGGGCTTCGTTCATTTTGCTATTGGTTATGTATTTCTAGGCATGAATATGGTGTATGCAGAATTCTTCCAATCTATTGAAAAAATTCGACTTGCCACAACTATTATGTTATTAAGAAGTATTGTATTATTCATACCTACACTTGTGCTGTTGCCTAAGATTCTTGGTCCTCAAGCTATTTGGTGGACCTTCCCTGTTGCTGAGGGAATTACCGCACTGCTAATTTTTATATTTATGAAAAGAAAATCACATACAATTTTCAGACCGGTAGTATAA
- a CDS encoding MFS transporter, whose translation MSKIQSYIKEYHPVVHVLVFGTVLITLTSSMSMPFLAIFLSQSVGLDFATIGFIIGVGPLAGTFCGLIGGVLSDFIGRKKLMLLSLIGLSIAFVGFITTANIMGLLFFSILRGVAQAFFGTVSKALMADLTPDHKRYKMFANRYLASNIGYSVGPMLGALLGIGGSTIAFVLTSVVYIIYAIVLFLILRAIDDNESVSEESINIALLWNTMRKDTPLLLFIIGGILLTTVHGQMSVTLSQHLQANIVDGIKLFAALMSINGFTVLILQIPVTRWSERFTFTQRILFGCILFAIGEAGFAFSINWTPFIISMFIFTLGEILVIPAEYAQVDEITPSHLRGTYYGAQSLGEFGNFVGPWFGGILLSVYGGTTMFLFMAFISLLGSYFFYLGKRNYTKNLIVNGKL comes from the coding sequence ATGAGTAAAATACAAAGCTATATCAAGGAATATCATCCAGTTGTACATGTATTAGTTTTCGGCACTGTTTTAATTACCCTAACAAGCTCTATGAGTATGCCCTTTTTAGCTATTTTTTTAAGCCAGTCTGTAGGCTTAGATTTTGCGACCATTGGATTTATTATTGGTGTAGGTCCCTTAGCTGGAACCTTTTGTGGGTTAATTGGGGGAGTTCTTTCAGATTTTATTGGAAGAAAGAAATTAATGCTTCTTTCTTTAATAGGGTTAAGTATAGCGTTTGTAGGTTTTATCACTACGGCTAATATTATGGGCTTACTTTTTTTTAGCATTCTTAGAGGAGTAGCTCAGGCTTTTTTTGGTACTGTTTCTAAGGCACTAATGGCTGATTTAACACCAGATCATAAAAGATATAAAATGTTCGCTAATCGTTATTTAGCATCGAATATTGGTTATTCAGTTGGTCCTATGCTAGGAGCATTATTAGGTATAGGAGGCAGTACGATAGCATTTGTATTAACTTCTGTTGTGTATATCATCTATGCAATTGTTTTATTTCTTATACTTAGAGCTATTGATGATAATGAATCAGTATCTGAGGAGAGCATTAATATAGCATTATTATGGAATACAATGCGTAAGGACACGCCATTATTATTATTTATTATTGGAGGAATATTATTAACGACTGTGCATGGTCAAATGTCTGTGACACTTTCTCAACACCTACAGGCAAATATCGTGGATGGCATAAAATTATTTGCAGCGCTGATGAGCATTAATGGTTTCACTGTATTAATACTTCAAATACCAGTAACGAGATGGTCAGAGCGATTTACATTTACACAAAGAATCTTATTTGGATGTATTTTATTTGCGATTGGAGAAGCTGGGTTTGCCTTTTCAATCAATTGGACACCATTCATTATCTCGATGTTTATTTTTACTTTAGGTGAAATACTTGTTATTCCTGCTGAGTATGCTCAAGTAGATGAAATTACACCATCCCATTTACGTGGAACTTACTATGGTGCTCAAAGCTTAGGGGAGTTTGGAAATTTTGTAGGTCCTTGGTTTGGAGGCATCTTGCTGTCAGTATATGGAGGAACAACGATGTTTTTATTCATGGCTTTCATATCCCTTTTAGGTAGCTATTTCTTTTATTTAGGGAAAAGGAATTATACTAAAAATTTAATTGTTAATGGAAAATTATGA